In Bacillus sp. KH172YL63, one genomic interval encodes:
- a CDS encoding STAS domain-containing protein gives MIHFSTKEENERLEVTFEGDLDIDSTEVIGEQLLPLMGKYKSVLINFEQVPFVDSSGIGLLLDMVQTLGEAGTDVTISHVQKDVQDVFELLQIPDILGEGVVI, from the coding sequence ATGATCCATTTTTCAACAAAAGAAGAAAATGAACGTCTAGAAGTGACATTCGAAGGAGACTTAGACATCGACAGCACCGAGGTGATCGGGGAACAACTCCTTCCCCTCATGGGAAAATATAAAAGTGTGCTCATAAACTTTGAACAGGTGCCCTTTGTCGATTCATCGGGCATCGGTTTGCTGCTCGATATGGTCCAAACCCTTGGGGAGGCAGGAACCGACGTCACCATCTCCCATGTCCAAAAAGACGTACAGGACGTGTTCGAGCTTCTTCAAATTCCTGATATTCTTGGAGAAGGCGTCGTCATTTAA
- the flgK gene encoding flagellar hook-associated protein FlgK, with protein sequence MRSTFMGLETAKRGMYTQQGALYTTGHNISNANTPGYTRQRVNFEQTEPYPAPAMNRPQIPGQIGTGVDAGSIQRVRDSFLDMQYRGENQKLGYWETKMEAMKKMEEVMNEPSDSGLSKTMDMFWQSLQDLAVNPSNSGARSVVRQRGIAVAETFNYLSSSLTSVRNDLKNELSVSEKQINSLTRQIDNVNKQIADVEPHGYLPNDLYDERDRLIDELSKHVSIQTSYQSNGGASSPVAEGAVTVTLVGKDGNLAVNLVGRSGANELKLSYQGPQNSVDSVTIGKQTLDIKDFLSQGEGKLRALVDTYGYKNTAGEAEGSYISMLDELDSMAYEFAKAFNEQHQKGVTPEQMNDPNFDPDNFTPDTPKFFQDSKNASSDLNGVTKEGFAQRIQIADELSNLDRIATAGASNPTLGDASNVQALADIITTTALPYGEKEASFQSHFESVIGRMAVESQESVRLASNSNVLRSAVDERRMSVSGVSLDEEMTDMIKFQHAYNASARMITLQDEMLDKIINGMGTVGR encoded by the coding sequence ATGCGATCCACTTTTATGGGCCTGGAAACGGCGAAGCGGGGGATGTACACCCAGCAGGGAGCCCTTTATACGACCGGCCACAATATCTCCAATGCAAATACCCCTGGATACACCCGCCAACGGGTCAACTTTGAACAAACAGAACCGTATCCTGCCCCGGCCATGAACCGCCCGCAAATCCCCGGTCAAATCGGAACCGGAGTAGACGCCGGTTCGATTCAGCGCGTCCGGGACTCCTTCCTCGACATGCAGTATAGAGGTGAAAACCAGAAGCTTGGCTACTGGGAAACCAAGATGGAAGCGATGAAGAAGATGGAAGAAGTCATGAACGAACCGTCTGATTCAGGCTTGTCAAAAACGATGGATATGTTCTGGCAGTCCCTTCAGGATCTGGCCGTCAACCCGTCCAACTCAGGCGCCCGCTCCGTTGTCCGCCAGCGTGGTATCGCCGTTGCCGAAACGTTTAATTACTTATCCTCATCCTTGACAAGTGTGCGGAACGATTTGAAAAATGAATTGTCTGTCAGTGAAAAGCAAATCAACTCACTGACGCGGCAGATCGACAACGTCAATAAACAAATAGCAGATGTAGAACCACACGGCTATCTGCCCAATGACTTGTACGACGAACGTGATCGCTTAATCGATGAGTTGTCCAAGCATGTATCGATCCAAACGAGCTACCAATCGAACGGAGGGGCATCTTCACCGGTCGCTGAAGGTGCTGTAACTGTCACATTAGTCGGAAAAGACGGCAATCTTGCTGTGAACCTGGTGGGCAGAAGCGGGGCAAACGAACTCAAACTTTCCTATCAAGGACCACAAAACTCAGTCGATTCAGTGACGATTGGAAAGCAAACCCTCGATATTAAAGACTTTTTATCGCAAGGTGAAGGGAAACTGAGAGCCCTTGTCGATACATACGGTTATAAAAATACAGCCGGTGAAGCAGAAGGATCCTACATCAGTATGCTGGATGAACTGGACAGCATGGCGTATGAATTTGCGAAGGCATTCAATGAACAGCATCAAAAGGGTGTCACACCGGAACAGATGAATGATCCAAACTTTGATCCTGATAACTTCACCCCGGATACACCAAAGTTCTTCCAGGATTCAAAAAACGCATCATCAGATTTGAATGGTGTCACGAAAGAAGGATTTGCCCAGCGTATTCAAATTGCCGATGAACTAAGCAATCTCGATAGGATCGCCACGGCGGGTGCGAGTAACCCAACACTTGGTGACGCATCAAATGTACAGGCACTGGCTGACATCATCACGACAACAGCATTACCTTACGGTGAAAAAGAAGCTTCGTTCCAAAGCCACTTCGAATCCGTCATTGGGAGGATGGCAGTGGAATCCCAAGAATCTGTCAGACTTGCAAGCAACTCGAATGTACTAAGGTCTGCAGTAGATGAACGCCGCATGTCTGTAAGCGGAGTTTCCCTAGACGAAGAAATGACTGACATGATCAAATTCCAGCATGCGTACAACGCTTCTGCCCGAATGATCACACTGCAGGATGAAATGCTCGATAAAATCATCAACGGTATGGGTACCGTTGGAAGATAG
- a CDS encoding PilZ domain-containing protein, giving the protein MKYRRDESYRFTFSQPVPCSFTIIGIGEKSIQSKTAKGEIVDLSPQGCRIQSRLNIPIDQEVTLQVDFQLDEEFTQILAVGAIQWQKRKGLDQYQYGIKFEQDPVLKNSITEELKKYVKK; this is encoded by the coding sequence ATGAAATATAGAAGAGATGAATCCTACCGTTTTACATTTTCCCAGCCGGTCCCCTGTTCGTTTACCATTATTGGGATCGGAGAGAAATCAATTCAATCCAAAACCGCCAAAGGGGAAATTGTCGACCTCAGCCCTCAAGGGTGCAGGATTCAGTCCCGATTGAATATCCCCATAGACCAGGAGGTCACCCTGCAGGTAGACTTTCAGCTTGATGAAGAATTCACCCAGATCCTTGCCGTCGGAGCCATCCAGTGGCAGAAAAGAAAAGGATTGGATCAATATCAGTACGGAATCAAATTTGAACAGGACCCAGTTCTGAAGAATTCGATTACGGAAGAATTAAAGAAATATGTAAAAAAATGA
- a CDS encoding TIGR03826 family flagellar region protein encodes MSEIINCPSCNGIFMRNKFRDVCDKCFREEEAMYETVYQFLKKRDNRAATMDRVIEVTGVDEELLYKWVKKGRIQTRQFPNMGYPCDKCGKIIGTGRICSDCSTELANDLKQFENDQEWKNKSRESHQRTYYTMRDKD; translated from the coding sequence ATGTCAGAAATTATCAATTGTCCAAGCTGCAACGGTATTTTTATGAGAAATAAATTCCGCGATGTGTGCGACAAATGTTTTAGAGAAGAAGAAGCGATGTATGAGACGGTCTACCAATTTTTGAAAAAGCGGGATAACCGTGCCGCAACTATGGACCGAGTCATTGAAGTGACGGGGGTAGACGAGGAACTTCTATATAAATGGGTGAAAAAAGGCCGTATCCAGACGAGACAATTTCCGAATATGGGTTATCCTTGTGATAAATGCGGGAAGATTATTGGGACGGGGCGGATTTGCAGTGACTGCTCCACAGAACTTGCAAATGATCTGAAACAGTTCGAAAACGATCAGGAATGGAAAAATAAATCAAGGGAATCCCATCAAAGAACGTATTATACGATGAGAGATAAGGACTAG
- a CDS encoding flagellar assembly protein A, whose product MPKVVSKGRDVNEAITIGLQLLDATKKEVDIEILQQESRGFMGIRGKQAVVKLTKLERETSASNHRAASPDLFDAFERYIDEEEHKEEYVSDPEPAPASLAGKVWVKDGEIQFVHSPDYFPMVTIGEGIELYRNDVLMKEKTIIVSEGDHFEVKVKGEEKETKWSVTMDTHKLKVEVKVQPGYKITRSIQDTEPAEHITLAAKETKQVKNTLQYADLMTELEALRVIHGFHQDQMIKATETEEEGTFVIAEGIKPQPGKDGWIELMIDVEDGTGGPQQTEDGRVDFRETKSFPSAERGQVIAAIHPPVPGKMGYTVTNEPLPAKQTHPIVLRAGNGVSLAGDKVIAVEAGRPHVEIRGKLVKLAVLPKLVHQGNVNLTSGNIRFKGDVEVTGEVEDGMTVETEGDLTVHKTVNNATLRSSGAIVTFGNIISSDLTSGKNNLLIAELGQLIGNIYRDVDKITAFIHQLTLSPAFKSSDFSRGGLQPLIRILLEKKFMDFPSQVKKYVELVRNGGVLLADDDWSLVGGELTHFFLSLTNDVTSLDKIKELSMKMKALHELSITPAEQHAYITIPNALNSKIYCSGNILVLGKGVINTKMHSSGKLKVSGVVRGGEVYGECGVEINEAGAVSGTPTLITVPSNQTIAIKKVMEGTIIKIGQIRHIFDQTTYQIHAHLNPDGKLLLN is encoded by the coding sequence ATGCCAAAGGTTGTTTCAAAGGGCAGAGATGTTAACGAAGCAATTACCATCGGTCTTCAACTGTTGGATGCCACAAAGAAGGAGGTAGATATTGAAATCCTTCAACAGGAATCCAGAGGTTTTATGGGAATAAGGGGGAAGCAGGCGGTTGTGAAATTAACGAAGCTGGAAAGAGAAACGTCTGCAAGTAATCACCGTGCTGCCAGCCCCGATCTTTTTGACGCATTTGAGAGATATATAGACGAAGAGGAACATAAAGAAGAGTATGTTTCAGATCCGGAGCCAGCCCCTGCTTCTCTTGCCGGTAAGGTGTGGGTGAAGGATGGGGAGATTCAATTTGTCCACTCCCCGGACTATTTTCCGATGGTCACAATCGGAGAAGGGATAGAATTATATCGAAATGACGTATTGATGAAGGAAAAAACCATCATTGTCTCTGAAGGCGATCACTTTGAAGTGAAAGTAAAAGGTGAAGAAAAAGAAACCAAGTGGTCTGTTACTATGGATACCCATAAACTAAAAGTCGAAGTCAAAGTCCAACCCGGTTACAAAATCACCAGAAGCATTCAGGATACTGAGCCGGCAGAACACATCACATTGGCAGCGAAAGAAACTAAACAAGTTAAAAATACTTTGCAATACGCCGATCTTATGACTGAACTGGAAGCGCTCCGGGTGATTCACGGGTTCCATCAGGATCAAATGATAAAAGCGACAGAAACAGAGGAAGAGGGCACATTCGTCATTGCAGAAGGGATCAAGCCCCAGCCAGGAAAAGACGGCTGGATTGAACTAATGATCGACGTGGAAGATGGGACGGGCGGCCCGCAACAAACAGAGGATGGACGTGTCGATTTTAGGGAAACAAAGTCCTTTCCTTCTGCAGAAAGGGGACAAGTCATTGCCGCTATTCATCCTCCTGTGCCAGGAAAGATGGGCTATACCGTCACCAATGAACCGCTTCCGGCCAAACAGACCCATCCGATTGTCCTCAGGGCAGGAAATGGCGTCAGCTTGGCTGGAGATAAAGTAATAGCCGTTGAAGCAGGGCGCCCTCATGTGGAAATCCGGGGAAAGCTGGTGAAACTCGCCGTTCTTCCAAAGCTTGTTCATCAAGGAAATGTAAACCTGACGTCGGGTAATATACGTTTCAAAGGTGATGTGGAAGTTACGGGTGAAGTGGAAGATGGGATGACTGTGGAAACAGAAGGGGATCTCACCGTCCATAAAACCGTCAACAATGCTACGCTCCGCTCATCTGGCGCCATTGTCACGTTCGGTAACATCATCAGTTCCGATTTGACCTCTGGAAAGAATAATCTTTTAATCGCAGAATTGGGTCAACTAATCGGAAATATCTACCGTGATGTTGATAAAATCACTGCGTTCATCCATCAGCTCACCCTGTCCCCGGCATTTAAATCAAGTGACTTCTCAAGGGGCGGCCTGCAGCCGTTGATCCGTATACTGTTGGAGAAGAAATTTATGGACTTTCCTTCACAGGTGAAGAAATATGTAGAGCTGGTCAGAAATGGCGGCGTATTGCTCGCCGACGATGACTGGAGTCTGGTTGGAGGGGAATTGACCCATTTCTTCTTATCTTTAACGAACGATGTCACTTCCCTGGATAAAATAAAGGAATTATCCATGAAAATGAAAGCACTTCATGAACTGAGCATCACCCCGGCAGAACAACATGCGTATATCACAATCCCAAATGCACTCAATAGCAAAATTTATTGCAGTGGAAACATCCTCGTGTTGGGAAAAGGGGTCATCAATACAAAGATGCACTCAAGCGGAAAGTTGAAAGTCAGCGGTGTTGTCCGTGGGGGAGAAGTATACGGTGAATGTGGAGTGGAAATCAATGAAGCCGGAGCGGTAAGCGGTACCCCGACGCTGATTACGGTCCCTTCTAATCAAACGATCGCCATCAAGAAAGTAATGGAAGGAACGATTATCAAGATCGGGCAAATCAGACATATTTTCGATCAAACAACTTACCAGATTCATGCCCACCTCAACCCGGACGGCAAACTTTTACTAAATTAA
- a CDS encoding ComF family protein, translating into MNANCLYCEGDLVEVMTWRGLFYREPQFLCSECERGLMIIKGTRCRVCSRSLADLAPELCSGDVCLDCDRWESDPSWKGILTENHSLYQYNDFLKEYLARYKYRGDYILGQAFLSVISSYLNKQKYDHITPIPLSDQRLYERGFNQSTVLLEEAEVRPSHLLTRTHSEKQSKKTRRERLQQEQFFQLGNVDLSGAAILLFDDIYTTGTTLRQAAKRLREAGADQVSSLTLARG; encoded by the coding sequence ATGAACGCTAACTGTTTGTATTGTGAAGGAGACCTGGTGGAGGTGATGACCTGGAGAGGTTTGTTTTACCGGGAGCCTCAGTTTCTATGCAGTGAATGTGAAAGGGGGCTGATGATAATAAAAGGAACTCGATGCCGTGTCTGCTCCAGATCGCTGGCAGATTTAGCACCTGAACTTTGTAGTGGGGACGTATGTCTGGACTGTGACCGGTGGGAAAGTGATCCTTCATGGAAGGGCATCCTTACAGAAAATCATTCTCTATATCAGTACAATGACTTCCTGAAGGAGTATTTGGCGAGATATAAATATAGAGGGGACTATATTTTGGGACAAGCATTTTTATCTGTCATTTCTTCTTACCTTAATAAACAGAAGTATGACCATATCACCCCGATCCCACTAAGTGATCAGCGACTCTACGAAAGAGGTTTCAATCAGTCAACCGTTCTCCTGGAAGAAGCAGAGGTCCGTCCCTCGCACCTGTTGACGAGGACGCATTCGGAGAAGCAGTCGAAGAAGACGCGGAGGGAGCGGCTTCAGCAGGAGCAGTTTTTTCAGTTGGGGAATGTGGATCTTTCGGGTGCAGCGATTCTTCTGTTTGATGATATTTATACGACGGGGACGACGCTCAGGCAGGCGGCGAAACGATTGAGGGAAGCTGGTGCCGATCAGGTGTCATCCCTGACCCTTGCCCGAGGTTAA
- the flgM gene encoding flagellar biosynthesis anti-sigma factor FlgM — MKINNIGSQKINPYQRNFTNKVDQAGKTGKTASDKIEISSAAKEMQEVSRLGKERQAKVESLKNQVQNGNYTIDPKAIAKGLKNFYSGN; from the coding sequence ATGAAGATTAACAATATCGGCAGTCAAAAGATTAATCCTTATCAACGCAATTTTACCAACAAAGTGGATCAGGCCGGAAAGACTGGCAAAACTGCATCGGATAAGATTGAAATTTCTTCTGCGGCAAAAGAAATGCAGGAAGTGTCGAGGCTTGGCAAGGAGCGTCAGGCTAAAGTGGAGTCACTGAAAAATCAGGTGCAGAACGGAAACTATACGATCGATCCTAAAGCCATCGCAAAAGGCTTGAAGAATTTTTACAGCGGAAATTAA
- a CDS encoding DegV family protein: MKTAIVTDSTAYIPKELRDQLNIHMIPLSVIFGGETYREEVDITANEFYEEVSIQEKLPTTSQPPVGQFVELFQELSKEYDAVISIHLSSGISGTYHGAVQAGEMVEGIDVYPYDSEISCMIQGFYALEASKLSRQGKTAQEIITLLNEMKQTVQAYFMVDDLAHLQRGGRLSQAQAIIGSLLQVKPLLHFADKVIVPFEKIRTRKKALKRVEDLLGEAVKSGEAFQASIIHANREEDAIAWKNELEEKYPNVEFNVSYFGPVIGTHLGEGSMGMGWARKVSR, encoded by the coding sequence ATGAAAACGGCAATTGTCACGGATAGTACCGCCTACATCCCGAAAGAATTGCGTGATCAACTCAACATACATATGATTCCTCTCAGCGTCATCTTCGGAGGAGAAACGTACCGGGAAGAAGTTGATATTACGGCAAACGAATTTTACGAAGAAGTCAGCATCCAAGAGAAGCTGCCAACCACTTCACAGCCGCCGGTCGGCCAATTCGTTGAGTTATTCCAAGAACTTTCAAAGGAATACGACGCCGTCATCTCCATCCACCTGTCGAGCGGAATCAGCGGAACCTACCATGGAGCCGTCCAGGCAGGGGAAATGGTTGAAGGAATCGACGTCTATCCTTACGACTCGGAAATCAGCTGCATGATCCAAGGATTCTATGCTCTGGAAGCGTCAAAACTCAGCCGTCAAGGCAAGACCGCTCAAGAAATCATTACGCTTTTAAATGAAATGAAACAAACCGTCCAAGCCTACTTCATGGTAGATGACCTCGCCCACCTCCAAAGGGGAGGCAGATTATCACAGGCACAGGCCATCATCGGAAGCCTGTTGCAAGTAAAACCACTGCTGCACTTTGCAGACAAAGTGATCGTACCGTTTGAAAAAATCCGCACGCGGAAAAAAGCACTGAAGCGAGTGGAGGATTTACTTGGAGAAGCAGTGAAATCAGGGGAAGCATTCCAGGCATCCATCATTCACGCAAACCGAGAAGAAGACGCCATTGCGTGGAAAAATGAACTGGAGGAGAAATACCCGAATGTTGAGTTCAACGTGAGCTATTTCGGTCCTGTCATCGGTACCCATTTAGGGGAAGGCTCGATGGGGATGGGATGGGCTCGGAAGGTGAGTCGATAG
- a CDS encoding flagellar protein FlgN yields MSATNLLTNLEKLYKLHKSLFDLSVNKTDVIKKGEMIELDRVLKEEQKHLAAINTVEAERQREAAQYLQLRGISMNGTPTISQCIEHSTQEEQESLANWQQKLIGMIDDLKVRNELNQKLVYQSLQFVNMNLSIMQPQPEQSTYSRPNGERKSPGGRSMFDSKA; encoded by the coding sequence ATGTCAGCCACCAATCTGTTAACCAATCTTGAAAAACTGTATAAGCTGCACAAAAGTTTGTTCGACCTTTCTGTGAATAAAACGGATGTGATTAAAAAAGGGGAAATGATTGAGCTCGATCGGGTATTGAAGGAAGAGCAAAAGCATCTGGCTGCCATCAATACGGTCGAAGCAGAGCGGCAGCGTGAAGCCGCCCAGTATCTCCAATTACGGGGTATCTCCATGAACGGAACCCCGACGATCTCACAGTGTATCGAGCATAGTACGCAGGAAGAACAAGAATCACTTGCTAACTGGCAGCAGAAACTGATTGGCATGATTGACGATTTGAAGGTGAGAAATGAGCTGAATCAAAAACTCGTCTATCAATCCCTTCAATTCGTAAATATGAATCTGTCGATTATGCAGCCACAGCCCGAACAATCAACCTATTCCCGTCCCAACGGTGAAAGAAAATCACCAGGCGGACGATCCATGTTCGATTCGAAAGCATAG
- a CDS encoding DEAD/DEAH box helicase → MRFAFIDQMLIPEPLLKENSHPLQRISDFHATSPQPLNPTFPFSPDLQSFLSGRSLLLEELPFSLNTLQEHYQHGYISYEKGIQEGKCHRCGNDKPHLFASFHCARCHQTCTYCRKCIMMGRVSECTPLLNWLGPSPTAEIPRIFNWTGTLSDAQQNASKQMVSAVNDGKDLLVWAVCGAGKTEVLFEGIYEALLDNKRVCLAAPRTDVILELSPRLKKVFPDTPITTQYGGSEDRHTYGQLVLSTTHQLYRYQDAFDVMIIDEVDAFPYSYDPSLKWAVEKARKAQSSTIYLTATPDRVTQRQCAKEQRPFIQIPARYHRHPIPLPKFLWCGLWKKSLQKNRIPTPLKKWTALKLLHSKQALIFFPTVELMEKSLPLFQEMNPLIESVHSEDPERKEKVMSMRNGDIPILLTTTILERGVTIPNIDVAVLGAEEKIFTESALVQIAGRVGRSADHPQGDIVFFHYGRTGEMVRSLLHIDNMNKEARKRGLLHER, encoded by the coding sequence TTGCGCTTTGCCTTCATCGATCAAATGTTGATTCCCGAGCCCCTTTTAAAAGAAAACTCCCATCCATTGCAAAGAATCTCGGATTTCCATGCCACATCTCCTCAACCCCTCAATCCAACCTTCCCTTTTTCACCTGACCTGCAATCCTTCCTCTCTGGACGATCCTTACTATTAGAAGAGCTCCCGTTTTCACTTAATACCCTTCAGGAGCATTATCAACATGGCTACATCTCCTATGAAAAAGGAATACAGGAAGGGAAGTGCCACCGCTGCGGAAATGATAAACCCCATTTGTTTGCTTCTTTTCATTGTGCCAGGTGCCATCAGACGTGTACCTACTGCCGGAAGTGCATCATGATGGGGCGGGTGTCTGAATGTACGCCGTTGCTGAATTGGCTAGGTCCGTCCCCAACAGCTGAGATCCCACGAATCTTCAATTGGACAGGTACCTTGTCGGATGCGCAGCAAAACGCTTCAAAACAAATGGTTTCTGCCGTGAATGATGGAAAAGACCTCCTCGTATGGGCGGTATGCGGCGCCGGGAAAACCGAGGTGCTATTCGAGGGAATCTACGAAGCTCTTCTCGACAACAAGCGGGTGTGTCTCGCCGCACCAAGGACCGATGTCATTCTCGAGCTGTCTCCACGACTCAAAAAGGTGTTCCCAGACACCCCGATTACCACCCAATATGGTGGATCTGAAGACCGACATACCTACGGACAACTCGTCCTTTCCACCACCCACCAGCTCTATAGATATCAGGACGCCTTTGACGTCATGATCATCGATGAAGTCGATGCCTTCCCCTATTCCTATGACCCTTCTTTGAAATGGGCCGTGGAAAAAGCACGAAAAGCCCAGTCCTCAACCATTTACCTGACTGCCACCCCTGATCGGGTAACCCAGCGGCAATGCGCAAAAGAGCAGCGACCCTTCATCCAAATCCCGGCCCGCTACCACCGGCATCCCATTCCCCTGCCAAAATTCCTATGGTGTGGTCTATGGAAGAAATCACTTCAGAAAAACCGCATTCCAACTCCTTTAAAAAAATGGACGGCATTAAAACTCCTGCATTCCAAACAGGCGTTGATTTTCTTCCCAACGGTCGAGCTGATGGAGAAATCCCTACCCTTATTCCAAGAAATGAATCCACTGATAGAATCGGTCCATTCTGAAGATCCCGAGAGGAAAGAGAAGGTCATGAGTATGCGGAATGGAGACATTCCAATTTTGTTGACGACAACCATTTTAGAACGGGGCGTGACGATACCGAATATCGATGTCGCAGTCCTTGGGGCGGAGGAAAAGATTTTCACGGAAAGTGCCCTGGTCCAGATCGCCGGAAGGGTGGGGAGAAGTGCAGACCATCCACAGGGTGATATCGTCTTTTTCCATTACGGGCGTACCGGTGAAATGGTCCGGTCCCTGCTTCACATAGATAACATGAACAAAGAAGCAAGGAAACGGGGGCTGCTTCATGAACGCTAA